One Cryobacterium roopkundense genomic region harbors:
- the rpmF gene encoding 50S ribosomal protein L32: MAVPKRKQSRSNTHSRRSQWKATAPTLVKTMENGKVTYSLPHRAKVVTDSAGTALFMEYKGRKVADV; the protein is encoded by the coding sequence ATGGCAGTTCCGAAGCGCAAGCAGTCGCGATCCAACACCCACTCCCGTCGTTCGCAGTGGAAGGCCACCGCGCCCACCCTGGTGAAGACCATGGAAAACGGCAAGGTCACCTACAGCCTTCCCCACCGCGCGAAGGTCGTCACCGACTCCGCCGGCACCGCCCTGTTCATGGAATACAAGGGTCGCAAGGTCGCCGACGTTTAA
- a CDS encoding YceD family protein, which translates to MGLVTKFKKTPYTVDVRDLINRPGTMHERHLDIVVPEDLGAGLVAVKTGSTLATDLRLEAMHEGILATITVVGTASGECGRCLRDIEFRVRVEFAELFGYPQDEAFEFEIVDDHIDIESLVRDAVVMSLPFQPLCRRDCAGLDSETGELLTESPELEPTEARDPRWSALAGFQASTDISTDDDIHAETHREEK; encoded by the coding sequence ATGGGGCTGGTGACCAAGTTCAAAAAGACGCCGTACACGGTAGACGTACGAGACCTCATCAATCGCCCGGGCACCATGCACGAGCGTCACCTCGACATTGTCGTACCCGAAGACCTCGGTGCGGGCCTCGTAGCGGTCAAAACGGGCTCGACGCTCGCCACGGATCTTCGCCTCGAAGCCATGCACGAAGGCATCCTGGCGACCATCACGGTCGTGGGCACGGCCTCTGGAGAGTGCGGGCGATGCCTGCGCGACATCGAATTCCGCGTCCGAGTCGAGTTTGCCGAGCTTTTCGGCTATCCTCAGGATGAAGCTTTTGAGTTTGAGATTGTCGACGACCATATCGACATTGAATCTCTCGTCAGGGACGCAGTGGTTATGTCACTGCCGTTCCAGCCACTATGTCGGCGTGACTGTGCGGGTCTTGATAGTGAGACCGGCGAGTTGCTGACTGAATCACCGGAACTCGAACCGACAGAGGCGCGTGATCCCCGGTGGTCTGCGCTTGCGGGATTCCAAGCTTCCACAGACATCAGCACGGATGACGACATCCATGCTGAAACGCATAGAGAAGAGAAGTAG